From Nicotiana tabacum cultivar K326 chromosome 15, ASM71507v2, whole genome shotgun sequence, the proteins below share one genomic window:
- the LOC107816238 gene encoding aspartic proteinase CDR1-like: MALKITSNLFSSTLLIITFSFLISLITNLIYSSLRVDGAKTFTIGRGFSIDLIHPSSKLSPLVNHVASADLIPDAFGGSYLLNFSVGTPPQFQLAVADTGSGFIWIQCQPCQCYNQKFPIYAPTNSSTYEEQPCHSPKCSEFAHCEGGICTYYVDYVDKSSSSGEVATETLSLYSSSGEKISFPNILFGCGRNSRSTSRDPGLSGIVGLGFSSFSLVSQIASTFDQRFSFCFVPLAKLDVPSKLSFGDKVDVSGPGTHVTPLLVKPSRPSYYLTLIGLSIGNIRLELLNNSSTTFQVGNIIIDSGTTFTFLPTWLYNQLILVVRQAIHVEPVVDGGSSSTVLCYRALNSTDVPPITMHLLGADLPLSVENIMHPDPQGYQCLAFRPTENEAFFGSVTQTNFLVAYDLENMSVSFKATDCTNMA, from the coding sequence ATGGCCCTAAAAATTACTTCCAATCTCTTTTCTTCCACCCTTCTGATTAttactttttcctttttaatctcACTTATCACTAATCTCATCTACTCTTCACTACGTGTAGATGGGGCCAAAACTTTTACGATTGGCCGTGGATTTAGCATCGACTTAATCCACCCTTCGTCAAAGTTGTCACCATTAGTCAATCACGTAGCCTCAGCAGACTTGATCCCTGATGCTTTTGGTGGTAGTTACCTTCTGAATTTTTCAGTGGGAACACCTCCGCAATTTCAGCTTGCAGTTGCTGATACTGGTAGTGGCTTCATATGGATACAATGCCAGCCATGTCAGTGCTACAACCAGAAATTTCCCATCTATGCACCCACAAATTCTTCTACTTATGAGGAACAACCTTGCCACTCGCCAAAATGCTCTGAGTTTGCACATTGCGAGGGAGGTATCTGCACCTACTATGTCGATTACGTTGATAAGAGTTCTTCGTCCGGTGAAGTGGCTACAGAAACTCTCTCTCTCTACTCATCGTCTGGTGAAAAAATCTCCTTTCCCAATATCCTTTTCGGATGTGGACGTAACTCAAGATCAACTTCAAGGGACCCAGGGTTATCCGGCATTGTGGGGCTCGGTTTTTCTTCCTTCTCTTTAGTTTCCCAAATTGCGTCGACTTTTGACCAAAGGTTCTCCTTCTGCTTTGTGCCTTTGGCAAAGTTAGATGTCCCAAGCAAGCTTAGCTTTGGTGACAAGGTTGACGTTTCGGGACCTGGGACGCATGTCACTCCGCTTCTTGTTAAACCCTCCCGACCATCTTATTACTTGACCCTCATAGGCCTTAGTATTGGGAATATTAGATTGGAGCTTCTTAACAATTCCTCTACCACATTTCAAGTAGGGAACATAATCATAGATTCAGGAACCACCTTCACTTTCCTTCCTACGTGGTTATACAACCAGCTTATTTTAGTGGTGAGACAAGCTATCCATGTAGAACCAGTGGTGGACGGGGGCAGCAGCTCAACTGTACTCTGTTACAGAGCTTTGAATTCCACTGACGTTCCTCCAATCACAATGCATCTTCTGGGTGCTGATCTACCTTTATCCGTCGAGAACATAATGCATCCAGATCCTCAAGGATATCAGTGCCTAGCATTTCGTCCAACTGAAAACGAGGCTTTCTTCGGCAGTGTGACCCAAACCAACTTCTTAGTCGCCTATGATTTAGAAAATATGAGTGTCTCGTTCAAGGCCACTGACTGCACCAACATGGCCTGA